A single window of Halobacterium jilantaiense DNA harbors:
- a CDS encoding cytochrome P450 translates to MEDAPPGPRGEPLFGSSRQYADDPLSFLEAVEHAYDGVAAFDMGPMETYVVTDPSLVERVLVSDADRFRKPDFQADAIGDLLGDGLLLSEGETWERQRRLANPAFSMARVAGFDGSIVDHATERVDGWPVGESIDVEAEMTHVTLDVILDVMLGVSLPDERVDDIGAALEPVGARFEPDPVRFAAPEWLPLPDDREYAAAVDALNAVVEDIVAAREGTAGGDEDGRMDLLSVLLRARDRGEQPRERLRDEVTTTLLAGHDTTALTLTYTWFLLSEHPDAERRLHEELDGTLADGEAPTIDDVRDLDYLDWVIHEAMRLYPPVYNIFRTPTEPVELAGYRVPPEAPIMLPQWAVHRSPEHWTDPETFDPERWRSERRADRPRFAYFPFGGGPRHCIGKHLALLEAKLIVAAVASDYRLRFEGEPPLSFVPSLTLHPEEEMAMRVEPR, encoded by the coding sequence ATGGAGGACGCACCGCCCGGTCCGCGCGGGGAGCCGCTGTTCGGGAGTAGCCGACAGTACGCCGACGACCCGCTGTCGTTCCTCGAAGCCGTCGAACACGCGTACGACGGTGTCGCCGCCTTCGACATGGGGCCGATGGAGACGTACGTGGTGACCGACCCGTCGCTCGTCGAGCGCGTACTCGTCAGCGACGCGGACCGGTTCCGGAAGCCGGACTTTCAGGCCGACGCCATCGGCGACCTGCTCGGCGACGGCTTGCTGTTGAGCGAGGGCGAGACGTGGGAGCGCCAGCGGCGGCTCGCCAACCCCGCGTTCTCGATGGCGCGGGTCGCCGGCTTCGACGGATCCATCGTCGACCACGCGACCGAGCGCGTCGACGGCTGGCCGGTCGGCGAATCCATCGACGTCGAAGCCGAGATGACCCACGTCACCCTCGACGTGATTCTGGACGTCATGCTCGGCGTGTCGCTGCCCGACGAGCGCGTCGACGACATCGGGGCGGCGCTGGAGCCGGTCGGCGCGCGGTTCGAGCCGGACCCCGTTCGGTTCGCGGCCCCCGAGTGGCTCCCGCTGCCCGACGACCGGGAGTACGCCGCTGCCGTCGATGCGCTCAACGCAGTCGTCGAGGACATCGTCGCCGCACGCGAGGGCACAGCCGGCGGAGACGAAGACGGCCGAATGGACCTGCTGTCGGTCCTGTTGCGCGCCCGCGACCGGGGCGAGCAGCCCCGCGAGCGGCTCAGAGACGAGGTGACGACGACGCTGCTCGCCGGCCACGACACCACGGCGTTGACGCTGACGTACACGTGGTTCCTGCTGTCGGAGCACCCCGACGCGGAGCGCCGGCTCCACGAGGAACTGGACGGCACGCTGGCCGACGGCGAAGCACCGACCATCGACGACGTCCGAGACCTCGACTACCTCGACTGGGTGATTCACGAGGCGATGCGGCTGTATCCGCCGGTGTACAACATCTTCCGGACGCCGACCGAGCCGGTCGAGCTGGCCGGCTATCGAGTGCCACCGGAAGCACCGATTATGCTGCCGCAGTGGGCGGTCCACCGGTCGCCCGAACACTGGACGGACCCCGAGACGTTCGACCCGGAGCGGTGGCGGTCCGAGCGGCGCGCCGACCGGCCGCGGTTCGCGTACTTCCCGTTCGGCGGCGGCCCCCGGCACTGCATCGGGAAGCACCTGGCGCTCCTCGAAGCGAAGCTCATCGTCGCCGCGGTCGCCAGCGACTACCGGCTCCGGTTCGAGGGGGAGCCGCCGCTGTCGTTCGTCCCGTCGTTGACGCTGCACCCCGAGGAGGAGATGGCGATGCGGGTCGAGCCGCGCTAG
- a CDS encoding PUA domain-containing protein: MQDAGIPALRTVAAYQYGAGAGRALFPDDEDFRVRRSTTGRPQQVARADGQRLVSVGMDGRLTLGPAGGRRLADALDYPAARVVVGDESEPFVRDGKNVFAKFVQAVDGDARQGDELAVVHENGDLLAVGRAELDAQSMLDFEAGMAVKVRAGVEADD; the protein is encoded by the coding sequence ATGCAGGACGCGGGCATCCCGGCGCTCCGAACAGTCGCCGCCTACCAGTACGGCGCGGGCGCTGGCCGGGCGCTGTTCCCCGACGACGAGGACTTCCGGGTGCGACGGTCGACGACCGGCCGCCCCCAGCAGGTCGCACGCGCCGACGGCCAGCGGCTGGTCTCCGTCGGCATGGACGGACGGCTGACGCTCGGCCCGGCCGGCGGCCGGCGGCTCGCCGACGCGCTCGACTACCCGGCGGCGCGCGTGGTCGTCGGCGACGAGAGCGAGCCCTTCGTCCGCGACGGCAAGAACGTCTTCGCGAAGTTCGTGCAGGCCGTCGACGGCGACGCCCGGCAGGGCGACGAGCTCGCGGTCGTCCACGAGAACGGCGACCTGCTCGCCGTCGGCCGCGCCGAACTCGACGCCCAGTCGATGCTTGACTTCGAGGCTGGGATGGCAGTGAAGGTGCGTGCCGGCGTCGAGGCGGACGACTAG
- a CDS encoding LabA-like NYN domain-containing protein: MPPIQPGQRVAVLADSQNLYHSAQSVYSQNIDYSSLLDKAVQGRQLTRAIAYVIRAQAEDEDSFFDALRDIGFETKIKDIKTFGDGSKKADWDVGMSLDAVSLADHVDTVVLCTGDGDFSRLCHHLRHEGVRVEVMAFDESTADELVEAADAFVDLSEREETFLL; encoded by the coding sequence ATGCCTCCGATACAGCCCGGCCAACGGGTCGCGGTTCTCGCGGACTCGCAGAACCTCTATCACTCCGCACAGAGCGTCTACTCGCAGAACATCGACTACTCGTCGCTCCTCGACAAAGCCGTGCAGGGCCGTCAGCTCACGCGCGCCATCGCGTACGTCATCCGCGCGCAGGCCGAGGACGAGGACTCCTTCTTCGACGCGCTGCGGGACATCGGCTTCGAGACGAAAATCAAGGACATCAAGACGTTCGGCGACGGCTCCAAGAAGGCCGACTGGGACGTCGGTATGAGCCTCGACGCCGTCTCGCTCGCGGACCACGTCGACACTGTCGTGCTCTGCACCGGCGACGGCGACTTCTCTCGGCTCTGCCATCACCTCCGCCACGAAGGCGTGCGCGTCGAAGTGATGGCGTTCGACGAGTCGACGGCGGACGAACTGGTCGAGGCGGCCGACGCGTTCGTCGACCTCAGCGAGCGAGAAGAGACGTTCCTGCTCTAG
- a CDS encoding metallophosphoesterase family protein: MLVLGDAHATTPGRRRALFAAYRAADESVAVQAGDLMYYDVPYQTYFIGGNNEDFDTIDALRNGRVESEAVSNVTLLHSTAETVEGLRVAGLSGNYAPTQFDKPRAVLRGDRRRHFVRDDVEDAKQLDDVDVFLAHEAPNGLPVEEDYEVGCQYIDEILDALDPDVCLVGHHHQHAESDYGDTHVVGLDPVWESYYTLDPDTLDVARHDAPPA; this comes from the coding sequence ATGCTGGTCCTCGGAGACGCACACGCAACCACCCCCGGACGCCGCCGTGCGCTGTTCGCCGCCTACCGTGCCGCCGACGAATCGGTCGCGGTCCAGGCCGGCGACCTCATGTACTACGACGTGCCCTACCAGACGTACTTCATCGGCGGGAACAACGAGGACTTCGATACCATCGACGCCCTCCGGAACGGCCGCGTCGAGAGCGAGGCCGTCTCGAACGTCACGCTGCTGCACAGCACCGCCGAGACCGTCGAAGGCCTCCGAGTCGCCGGCCTCTCCGGGAACTACGCGCCCACCCAGTTCGACAAACCCCGGGCCGTCCTCCGCGGCGACCGCCGCCGCCACTTCGTCCGCGACGACGTCGAGGACGCCAAACAGCTCGACGACGTCGACGTCTTCCTCGCGCACGAAGCCCCGAACGGCCTCCCCGTCGAGGAGGACTACGAGGTCGGCTGCCAGTACATCGACGAGATTCTCGACGCCCTCGACCCCGACGTCTGCCTCGTCGGCCACCACCACCAGCACGCCGAGAGCGACTACGGCGATACTCACGTTGTCGGCCTCGACCCCGTCTGGGAGTCCTACTACACGCTCGACCCCGACACCCTCGACGTCGCCCGCCACGACGCGCCCCCCGCCTGA
- the dapA gene encoding 4-hydroxy-tetrahydrodipicolinate synthase, with translation MTYTPLDGVFPAMTTPFTDDGRIDFDRLRTHARRLVDRGVDGVVPVGTTGESATLTHDEHVEVVAAVADEVGGEVPVVAGAGSNSTHEAVGLAGRSVDAGADALLLISPYYNRPEPEGIEAHYREIADRIDAPQVVYNVPSRTGRNVDVDTVASLASHDRIVGYKAASGDVARVSEVVERTRDEAFSVLSGDDALTLPVCSVGGRGAISVTANVEPERVSEVVWSAIDGDYERAREVHHDLAPLHRALFLESNPIPVKAAQEIRGHGPANYRSPLSQLGDEPREALEAALSALSEPEVSA, from the coding sequence ATGACGTACACACCACTCGACGGCGTCTTCCCCGCGATGACGACGCCGTTCACCGACGACGGACGTATCGACTTCGACCGACTGCGCACACACGCCCGCCGCCTCGTCGACCGGGGCGTCGACGGGGTCGTTCCCGTCGGCACCACCGGCGAGAGCGCGACCCTGACCCACGACGAGCACGTGGAGGTCGTGGCGGCCGTCGCCGACGAGGTCGGCGGCGAGGTGCCCGTGGTCGCGGGTGCCGGCAGCAACTCGACGCACGAGGCCGTCGGCCTCGCCGGGCGCTCCGTGGACGCGGGGGCCGACGCCCTCCTGCTCATCTCGCCGTACTACAACCGCCCCGAGCCGGAGGGGATAGAGGCCCACTACCGGGAGATAGCCGACCGAATCGACGCGCCCCAAGTAGTGTACAACGTTCCGTCCCGGACCGGCCGGAACGTCGACGTGGACACCGTGGCGTCGCTGGCGAGTCACGACCGCATCGTCGGCTACAAGGCCGCCAGCGGCGACGTGGCGCGCGTCAGCGAGGTCGTCGAGCGCACCCGCGACGAGGCGTTCTCGGTGCTTTCGGGCGACGACGCGCTCACGCTGCCCGTCTGTTCGGTGGGTGGCCGGGGGGCCATCAGCGTCACCGCGAACGTCGAACCGGAGCGCGTGAGCGAGGTCGTCTGGAGCGCCATCGACGGCGACTACGAGCGCGCCCGCGAGGTCCACCACGACCTCGCGCCCCTGCACCGCGCGCTGTTCCTGGAGTCGAACCCGATTCCGGTGAAGGCCGCCCAGGAGATTCGCGGCCACGGCCCCGCGAACTACCGCTCGCCGCTCTCGCAGCTGGGCGACGAACCACGCGAAGCACTCGAAGCCGCCCTGAGCGCGCTCTCCGAGCCGGAGGTGTCCGCATGA
- the dapB gene encoding 4-hydroxy-tetrahydrodipicolinate reductase — MSVGVTGADGRMGRVVREVLDSRGVEVAFAAARNPGAAGALDDEAEFAALLDLREPDAVVDFTAPEATVRYAGACADAGVPLVTGTTGFDEGERAALRAAGDSTPVLVGANFSRGIQALLSAVEAAAGALPEYDVEVTETHHNGKVDAPSGTAGLLLDRIEDARGEGERVHGREGDQPRREGEVGVHARRAGDVTGEHEVLIAGNSEVLELTHRAGDRRVFAEGAVDAAAWLAAQPAGYYEFSEVAADV; from the coding sequence ATGAGCGTCGGCGTGACCGGCGCGGACGGCCGGATGGGGCGGGTCGTCCGCGAGGTCCTCGACTCCCGGGGCGTCGAAGTGGCGTTCGCTGCCGCCCGCAACCCCGGAGCGGCCGGCGCACTGGACGACGAGGCCGAGTTCGCCGCCCTGCTGGACCTCCGGGAGCCCGACGCCGTCGTGGACTTCACCGCGCCCGAGGCGACCGTTCGGTACGCCGGAGCGTGCGCGGACGCCGGCGTCCCGCTCGTGACCGGAACGACGGGCTTCGACGAAGGCGAGCGGGCCGCGCTGCGGGCGGCCGGCGACTCGACGCCGGTGCTCGTCGGCGCGAACTTCTCTCGCGGGATTCAGGCGCTGCTCTCGGCCGTCGAGGCGGCCGCCGGCGCGCTCCCCGAGTACGACGTGGAGGTCACCGAGACCCACCACAACGGGAAGGTCGACGCGCCGAGCGGCACCGCCGGCCTCCTGCTAGACCGCATCGAGGACGCCCGCGGCGAGGGCGAGCGCGTCCACGGCCGGGAGGGCGACCAGCCCCGGCGCGAGGGCGAGGTCGGCGTCCACGCGCGGCGGGCGGGCGACGTGACCGGCGAGCACGAGGTGCTGATCGCGGGCAACAGCGAGGTGCTGGAACTGACCCACCGCGCCGGCGACCGGCGCGTGTTCGCCGAGGGCGCAGTGGACGCGGCGGCGTGGCTCGCGGCCCAGCCGGCCGGCTACTACGAGTTCTCGGAGGTGGCTGCGGACGTATGA
- a CDS encoding 2,3,4,5-tetrahydropyridine-2,6-dicarboxylate N-succinyltransferase, with amino-acid sequence MSLETEIRDLWQRHESGELSVDSATADDADTLDAFLDALEAGDVRAAEKEGGDWEAVEWVKRGVLLNFALRETERREYGGVAYHDVLPLRDTSDLLARGTRNTPDGTVLRRGAHVGEDCILMSPAFVNVGARVGDGTLVDSCDTVGSCAQIGADVKLGANTLIGGVLEPVEDAPVVVEDGVSLGAGCRVTSGFVVGEDSVVGENTLLTPRIPVYDLVEEEVLYGELPPERRAFTRYVESSVGDHDLFDGGAYKPAVVAMDLEAETLDATQREEVLRS; translated from the coding sequence ATGAGTCTGGAGACCGAAATTCGCGACCTGTGGCAGCGACACGAGTCGGGAGAGCTCTCCGTCGACTCGGCGACGGCCGACGACGCGGACACCCTCGACGCGTTCCTCGACGCGCTGGAGGCGGGCGACGTGCGGGCGGCCGAGAAGGAGGGTGGCGACTGGGAAGCCGTCGAGTGGGTGAAGCGCGGCGTCCTGCTGAACTTCGCGCTCCGGGAGACCGAGCGCCGCGAGTACGGCGGCGTCGCCTACCACGACGTGCTCCCGCTGCGGGACACGAGCGACCTGCTCGCGCGCGGCACCAGAAACACGCCCGACGGCACGGTGCTGCGGCGGGGCGCGCACGTCGGCGAGGACTGCATCCTGATGTCGCCGGCGTTCGTGAACGTCGGCGCGCGCGTCGGCGACGGCACGCTCGTCGACTCCTGTGACACCGTCGGCTCGTGCGCGCAGATTGGCGCGGACGTGAAGCTCGGCGCGAACACCCTGATTGGCGGCGTCCTCGAACCGGTCGAGGACGCCCCAGTCGTCGTCGAGGACGGCGTCTCGCTGGGCGCGGGCTGCCGGGTCACCTCGGGGTTCGTCGTGGGGGAGGACTCGGTCGTCGGCGAGAACACGCTGCTGACGCCCCGCATCCCGGTCTACGACCTCGTCGAGGAGGAAGTCCTGTACGGCGAACTGCCGCCGGAGCGCCGGGCGTTCACGCGCTACGTCGAGTCCTCCGTGGGCGACCACGACCTCTTCGACGGCGGCGCGTACAAGCCCGCCGTCGTCGCGATGGACCTCGAAGCCGAGACGCTTGACGCCACCCAGCGCGAGGAGGTGTTGCGGTCGTGA